The following are encoded together in the Mumia sp. Pv4-285 genome:
- a CDS encoding MFS transporter: protein MTQRDSQQADSTALPRRWQALALLAVAQFMLILDITVVTVAMPDLGADLDMGREALTWVMSAYTLSFGGFLLLAGRAADMVGPRLLMFSGLGLFTLASLLIPLASSGGMVIAGRVAQGIGAAMLSPAALSVVVRLFEGEERNKALAIWSSLGGVGAAVGVLLGGLLTAGPGWEWVFLVNVPVGAVLLIGLARLLPPMPPWSAGGRLDVVGAVLVTAATLLVTYAFIGAGAHGWSSARTLGLLAAGLATYAGFIAWLLLSRRRGRAPLVDPALLSRRPVVAGTFVLFVTTGLMVAVFFLGTFYFQEVRGHGPMATGLLFLPVALATMAGAQIGGRLLASVGPRTLGVLGLLTAAAGLAVFALSLTTEASVIAVSFGSAGLGAMFVVAAATALGQVSPEEAGIASGVLSTSHELGSSLGAAVVSGVVATSLIAGDVNGFERGYLVAAAVAVAAAVMAGILIPGKPRDELDPAFG, encoded by the coding sequence ATGACGCAGAGGGACTCCCAGCAGGCCGACTCGACCGCACTCCCGCGCCGGTGGCAGGCTCTGGCGCTGCTTGCCGTTGCGCAGTTCATGCTCATCCTCGACATCACGGTCGTGACCGTGGCGATGCCCGACCTGGGCGCGGACCTTGACATGGGTCGCGAGGCACTGACCTGGGTCATGAGCGCCTACACGCTGAGCTTCGGCGGCTTCTTGCTGCTCGCCGGCCGGGCCGCTGACATGGTCGGCCCGCGCCTCCTGATGTTCAGCGGGCTCGGACTGTTCACACTCGCCTCGCTGCTCATCCCTCTGGCGTCCTCGGGCGGGATGGTGATCGCCGGGCGGGTGGCGCAGGGCATCGGGGCCGCCATGCTGTCGCCTGCGGCGCTGTCGGTCGTGGTCCGGCTCTTCGAGGGCGAGGAACGCAACAAGGCGCTCGCGATCTGGTCGTCGCTCGGCGGCGTCGGTGCTGCCGTTGGTGTGCTGCTCGGTGGTCTCCTCACCGCCGGGCCCGGGTGGGAGTGGGTGTTCCTGGTCAATGTGCCCGTCGGCGCTGTGCTGCTGATCGGGCTGGCCCGTCTGCTGCCCCCGATGCCGCCTTGGTCTGCAGGCGGGAGGCTCGACGTGGTCGGCGCGGTGCTGGTGACCGCCGCGACCCTGTTGGTGACCTACGCCTTCATCGGCGCGGGCGCCCACGGCTGGTCCAGCGCCCGGACACTGGGGCTGCTGGCCGCCGGTCTCGCGACGTACGCAGGGTTCATCGCGTGGCTCCTCCTCAGCCGGCGTCGCGGCCGGGCGCCTCTCGTCGACCCGGCTCTGCTGTCCCGACGGCCTGTGGTGGCCGGGACCTTCGTCCTCTTCGTGACCACCGGTTTGATGGTGGCAGTGTTCTTCCTCGGCACGTTCTACTTCCAGGAGGTCCGTGGCCACGGTCCGATGGCCACCGGACTGCTCTTCCTGCCGGTCGCACTGGCGACCATGGCGGGAGCGCAGATCGGCGGACGGCTGCTTGCCTCCGTGGGTCCGCGCACCCTGGGGGTCCTCGGACTGCTGACCGCGGCCGCCGGCTTGGCAGTCTTCGCGCTCAGCCTCACCACGGAAGCGAGTGTCATCGCTGTGAGCTTCGGCTCAGCCGGGCTCGGTGCGATGTTCGTGGTCGCGGCTGCCACGGCCCTCGGGCAAGTCTCGCCCGAAGAGGCTGGGATCGCTTCGGGCGTTCTGAGCACCAGCCACGAGCTCGGCTCCTCTCTTGGAGCAGCGGTCGTCTCAGGGGTGGTGGCGACAAGCCTGATCGCGGGTGACGTGAACGGCTTCGAGCGCGGCTACCTGGTCGCTGCCGCCGTTGCCGTCGCTGCCGCCGTCATGGCGGGCATCCTCATCCCGGGGAAGCCACGGGACGAGCTCGACCCGGCCTTCGGTTGA
- a CDS encoding DUF664 domain-containing protein, with protein MTRERAALLAHLDAERRHVLSAVAGLSESDLVRPAAPSGWSIAQLLNPLSYDVEIFWAGAILGGDEECIELIRDGWSVPVTTGADAVARYRRWVRRSDSVLTETDLDAPPRWWPPEEIFPFPPFADARGCVLRLLVETATHAGHLDLARERIDGRQHLVV; from the coding sequence ATGACACGCGAACGTGCTGCGCTCCTGGCTCACCTCGACGCCGAACGCAGGCACGTCCTGTCGGCTGTCGCCGGCCTGAGCGAGTCCGACCTGGTACGCCCTGCTGCGCCTTCCGGCTGGTCGATCGCGCAGCTGCTCAACCCCCTCTCGTACGACGTCGAAATTTTCTGGGCGGGCGCGATCCTCGGTGGCGACGAGGAGTGCATCGAGCTGATCCGAGACGGGTGGAGCGTCCCCGTCACGACCGGTGCGGATGCCGTGGCACGCTATCGTCGCTGGGTCCGGCGCAGCGACTCCGTACTCACCGAGACAGATCTCGATGCGCCTCCTCGCTGGTGGCCTCCCGAGGAGATCTTCCCCTTCCCGCCGTTCGCCGACGCACGCGGCTGCGTGCTGAGGCTGCTGGTGGAGACGGCCACCCATGCAGGCCATCTCGACCTCGCTCGGGAACGGATCGACGGACGGCAGCACCTCGTGGTCTAG
- a CDS encoding SRPBCC family protein: protein MSTIQKTVDVSVPVRTAYDQWTQFESFPRFMEGVESVTQLDDKRLHWKADIAGVTREWDAEIVDQTPDERVTWRAVEGTKNAGTVSFASDDLGRSTRVTLRLDYEPEGIVEKTGDALNIVERRVEGDLERFKEFIESRGAETGAWRGDVKPTGEVER from the coding sequence ATGAGCACCATCCAGAAGACAGTCGACGTCTCCGTCCCCGTGCGCACCGCGTACGACCAGTGGACGCAGTTCGAGTCATTCCCCCGGTTCATGGAAGGAGTGGAGTCGGTCACGCAGCTGGACGACAAGCGTCTGCACTGGAAGGCCGACATCGCCGGTGTCACCCGCGAGTGGGACGCCGAGATCGTCGACCAGACGCCTGACGAGCGCGTCACCTGGCGTGCTGTGGAAGGAACGAAGAACGCCGGCACGGTGTCGTTCGCGTCCGACGACCTGGGCCGTTCGACGCGCGTGACGCTGCGGTTGGACTACGAGCCCGAAGGCATCGTCGAGAAGACCGGTGACGCACTGAACATCGTCGAGCGGCGGGTCGAGGGAGACCTCGAGCGCTTCAAGGAGTTCATCGAGTCCCGCGGCGCGGAGACCGGTGCGTGGCGTGGCGACGTCAAGCCCACGGGCGAGGTCGAGCGCTGA
- a CDS encoding CGNR zinc finger domain-containing protein, producing the protein MSLLNDPCATPAELADRCEEAGLDLAAAPTSSDLEAVGAFMAQWRRVVACSEHEPRAATLNALMLEYASAPWLTDHAGTGWHLHFREPDVDVPRQIAALISVGTALHLSGLGMDRLGICAAGECSKAYADISRNGRQRYCSTTCANREAVRRHRATRASATV; encoded by the coding sequence GTGAGCCTGTTGAACGACCCGTGCGCCACCCCGGCCGAGCTGGCGGATCGTTGTGAGGAGGCGGGCCTCGACCTCGCGGCCGCGCCGACGTCGTCCGACCTCGAGGCGGTGGGTGCGTTCATGGCGCAGTGGCGGCGCGTGGTCGCGTGCTCGGAGCACGAACCGCGTGCGGCGACGTTGAATGCGTTGATGCTCGAGTACGCCTCCGCTCCCTGGCTCACCGACCATGCCGGGACGGGCTGGCACCTGCACTTCAGGGAGCCGGACGTGGATGTGCCGCGTCAGATCGCCGCGCTCATCAGCGTGGGGACCGCCCTTCACCTCAGCGGGCTCGGCATGGACCGTCTGGGCATCTGCGCGGCAGGCGAGTGCTCGAAGGCGTACGCCGACATCTCCCGCAACGGCCGCCAGCGCTACTGCAGCACGACCTGCGCCAACCGCGAAGCCGTACGCCGGCACCGCGCGACACGAGCCTCAGCGACGGTCTAG